One Nocardioides aromaticivorans genomic window carries:
- a CDS encoding DNA gyrase/topoisomerase IV subunit B has translation MYIGSTDTRGLMHCLWEIIDNGVDEALGGFAHRVEVTLHADGSVEVHDDGRGIPTDKEPKTGLTGVEVVATKLHAGGKFGGGSYVATGGLHGVGLSVVNALSSRMDIDVDRSPASQGMSFQRGVPGTFAGEGPDAPFTPASGLSRKGGRVAKGRSGTRIRFWPDRQIFTKDAGFVLDGLIGRARQTSFIVPGLELVIRDQRSADSAEWLEEKFRHDGGIGEFCDFLATGEPVTEVLRLQGSDTFTETVPLLDDKGHMTPQDVERELTVDVAVRWGTGYDTELRSFVNVIATPKGGTHVSGFENALTKTFNESMRAAKALKVNDDDVIKDDILEGMTAIVTVRLAEPQFEGQTKEILGTPAARTVVRKVVAKELKDFLTSTKRAEKAQAKLLMEKVVSASKTRIAARQHKETQRRKNALESSSLPAKLADCRASDNERTELFIVEGDSALGTAKLARNAEFQALLPIRGKILNVQKASVGDMLKNAECASIIQVVGAGSGRTFDLEARRYGRIIFMADADSDGAHIRTLLATLFFKYMPDLIMDGRVYSAVPPLHRIEISNPKKGQDKYVYTYSDDELQRKLAELKKKNVKWKDPVQRYKGLGEMDADQLAETTMDPRRRTLRRLTVDDANLSAEVFELLMGSDVAPRKEFIVQGAYEVDMEALDA, from the coding sequence ATGTACATCGGCTCCACCGACACCCGGGGGCTGATGCACTGCCTCTGGGAGATCATCGACAACGGCGTCGACGAGGCCCTCGGCGGCTTCGCCCACCGGGTCGAGGTCACCCTCCACGCCGACGGCTCGGTCGAGGTGCACGACGACGGGCGGGGCATCCCGACCGACAAGGAGCCCAAGACGGGGCTCACCGGCGTCGAGGTCGTGGCGACGAAGCTGCACGCCGGCGGCAAGTTCGGTGGCGGCTCCTATGTCGCCACCGGTGGCCTCCACGGCGTCGGCCTGTCCGTGGTCAACGCGCTGTCGAGCCGGATGGACATCGACGTCGACCGCTCGCCGGCCAGCCAGGGCATGAGCTTCCAGCGGGGCGTCCCCGGCACCTTCGCCGGCGAGGGCCCCGACGCGCCGTTCACCCCGGCCTCGGGCCTCTCCCGCAAGGGCGGCCGGGTCGCCAAGGGGAGGTCGGGCACCCGGATCCGGTTCTGGCCCGACCGCCAGATCTTCACCAAGGACGCCGGCTTCGTCCTCGACGGCCTGATCGGCCGCGCCCGCCAGACCTCGTTCATCGTCCCGGGCCTCGAGCTGGTGATCCGCGACCAGCGCTCCGCCGACTCCGCGGAGTGGCTCGAGGAGAAGTTCCGCCACGACGGCGGGATCGGCGAGTTCTGCGACTTCCTCGCCACCGGCGAGCCGGTCACCGAGGTCCTGCGCCTGCAGGGCAGCGACACCTTCACCGAGACCGTGCCGCTGCTCGACGACAAGGGACACATGACCCCGCAGGACGTCGAGCGTGAGCTCACCGTCGACGTGGCGGTCCGCTGGGGCACGGGCTACGACACCGAGCTGCGCTCGTTCGTCAACGTGATCGCGACCCCCAAGGGCGGCACCCACGTCTCCGGCTTCGAGAACGCCCTCACCAAGACCTTCAACGAGTCGATGCGCGCGGCGAAGGCGCTCAAGGTCAACGACGACGACGTGATCAAGGACGACATCCTCGAGGGGATGACCGCCATCGTCACGGTCCGCCTCGCCGAGCCGCAGTTCGAGGGCCAGACCAAGGAGATCCTCGGTACGCCGGCCGCCCGCACCGTCGTGCGCAAGGTGGTGGCGAAGGAGCTCAAGGACTTCCTGACCTCCACGAAGCGGGCGGAGAAGGCGCAGGCCAAGCTCCTGATGGAGAAGGTCGTCTCGGCGTCCAAGACCCGGATCGCGGCCCGCCAGCACAAGGAGACCCAGCGTCGCAAGAACGCCCTGGAGTCCTCGTCCCTGCCGGCCAAGCTCGCCGACTGCCGGGCCTCCGACAACGAGCGCACGGAGCTCTTCATCGTCGAGGGTGACTCCGCGCTCGGCACGGCCAAGCTGGCCCGCAACGCGGAGTTCCAGGCGCTGCTGCCGATCCGGGGCAAGATCCTCAACGTCCAGAAGGCGTCGGTCGGCGACATGCTGAAGAACGCCGAGTGCGCCTCGATCATCCAGGTCGTCGGTGCCGGCTCGGGGCGCACCTTCGACCTCGAGGCCCGCCGCTACGGCCGGATCATCTTCATGGCCGACGCCGACTCCGACGGGGCCCACATCCGGACCCTGCTGGCGACCCTCTTCTTCAAGTACATGCCCGACCTGATCATGGACGGCCGGGTCTACTCCGCCGTCCCGCCCCTGCACCGGATCGAGATCTCGAACCCGAAGAAGGGCCAGGACAAGTACGTCTACACCTACTCCGACGACGAGCTGCAGCGGAAGCTCGCGGAGCTGAAGAAGAAGAACGTCAAGTGGAAGGACCCGGTGCAGCGCTACAAGGGCCTCGGCGAGATGGACGCGGACCAGCTGGCCGAGACGACGATGGACCCCCGTCGTCGTACCCTCCGCCGGCTGACGGTCGACGACGCCAACCTCTCCGCCGAGGTCTTCGAGCTGCTGATGGGCAGTGACGTCGCGCCGCGCAAGGAGTTCATCGTCCAGGGCGCCTACGAGGTCGACATGGAAGCCCTCGACGCGTGA
- a CDS encoding LppX_LprAFG lipoprotein, with translation MTTSTRVAAGLLTGLLAAGGLTACSGDDGGGGDADPWSDAGAKAKELLDGTSGIEVSISTGDDPGVDYLSAASGTIVADPPAFEGQVSGSVSGFAVTDVPVISVGGTLWINHALLGGWSDRFQPDDLCAPDPATLLSPDSGVSNVLTSSKDVKAGESERGGKDNKQVFHTYSGTATGDAVRKILPCAEGDSFEATYRLDDDGYLRTARLTGVFFPDAEEVTYSIDVTEYDVTKDISAPE, from the coding sequence ATGACGACCTCGACCCGTGTCGCCGCCGGCCTGCTCACCGGACTCCTCGCCGCCGGCGGACTGACCGCCTGCTCCGGCGACGACGGGGGCGGCGGCGACGCCGACCCGTGGAGCGACGCGGGCGCAAAGGCCAAGGAGCTGCTCGACGGCACCAGCGGGATCGAGGTCTCGATCTCGACCGGCGACGACCCGGGCGTCGACTACCTCTCGGCCGCCAGCGGCACGATCGTCGCCGACCCGCCGGCGTTCGAGGGCCAGGTCAGCGGCTCGGTCTCGGGCTTCGCGGTCACCGACGTCCCGGTCATCTCGGTCGGCGGCACGCTGTGGATCAACCACGCGCTGCTCGGCGGCTGGAGCGACCGCTTCCAGCCCGACGACCTCTGCGCGCCCGACCCCGCCACGCTGCTCTCGCCCGACTCGGGCGTCTCCAACGTGCTGACGTCCAGCAAGGACGTGAAGGCCGGCGAGTCCGAGCGCGGCGGCAAGGACAACAAGCAGGTCTTCCACACCTACTCCGGCACGGCCACCGGTGACGCGGTCCGCAAGATCCTGCCGTGCGCCGAGGGCGACTCCTTCGAGGCGACCTACCGCCTCGACGACGACGGCTACCTCCGCACCGCGCGGCTGACCGGTGTCTTCTTCCCGGACGCCGAGGAGGTCACGTACTCGATCGACGTCACCGAGTACGACGTCACCAAGGACATCTCCGCACCGGAATGA
- a CDS encoding DNA gyrase/topoisomerase IV subunit A, translating into MARRTKQEPLPEDFEEHILDTDIRDEMQSSFLEYAYSVIYSRALPDARDGLKPVQRRILYTMNDMRLLPDRGHSKCARIVGEVMGRLHPHGDGAIYDALVRTAQSWSLRLPMVDGHGNFGSPGGEDPPAAMRYTEARMAPAAVAMTESIEEDTVDFKPNYDSREYEPTVLPSAIPNLVVNGTTGIAVGMATNMAPHNLVEVVQALRHLIQHPRTDVDGLMRFIPGPDLPTGGKIVGLDGIRDAYESGRGIFKMRATARIETIGRRKGIVVTELPYGIGTEKVMERIKTLVQTKKIQGIADMKDLTDRENGLRLVIEIKNGFVPEALLEQLYKLTPMEDSFGINNVALVDGQPRTLGLKEMLEVFLEHRYDVVRRRSQFRRNKKADRLHLVDGLLLALLDIDEVIQVIRTSDNSAAAKERLMSVFDLSELQAEYILEMQLRRLTRFSRLELEKEQETLRKEIEELDAILADEGLLKKVVSTELGEVAKTYGTPRRTVLLESAGTTAVAAATTPLEVADDPCFALLSSSGLLARTSGADELGSGGGRANHDVVVSAVRTTARADIGVLTSAGRLVRLAVLDLPAIPPSANEPNLQGGLPLSEVLDLASGERALALTTLTTDGPGLALGTKQGVVKRVNPEVIGKDEWEVISLKDGDEVVGAVQLTTGTEELCFVTSDAQLLHYGADGVRPQGRSGGGMAGVRVADGERVVWFGVLDLNAPGGVVLVTASGSSTALPGTEPGSVKVTDFWEYPAKGRATGGVRCHRFLKGEDTLVFAWAGPAPARAAAASGAPVDLPEAGGRRDGSGVPGSQPIIAAAGPLTATLAADAPALAPSPGAPSTDVSG; encoded by the coding sequence ATGGCACGGCGTACGAAGCAGGAACCCCTCCCGGAGGACTTCGAGGAGCACATCCTCGACACCGACATCCGCGACGAGATGCAGTCGTCCTTCCTGGAGTACGCCTACTCGGTCATCTACTCCCGCGCGCTGCCCGACGCCCGCGACGGGTTGAAGCCGGTCCAGCGCCGGATCCTCTACACGATGAACGACATGCGCCTGCTGCCCGACCGCGGCCACTCCAAGTGCGCCCGCATCGTCGGTGAGGTCATGGGCCGGCTGCACCCGCACGGCGACGGTGCGATCTACGACGCGCTCGTCCGCACCGCCCAGTCGTGGTCGCTGCGCCTGCCGATGGTCGACGGGCACGGCAACTTCGGCTCCCCCGGTGGCGAGGACCCGCCGGCCGCCATGCGTTACACCGAGGCCCGGATGGCTCCGGCCGCCGTGGCCATGACGGAGTCCATCGAAGAGGACACCGTCGACTTCAAGCCCAACTACGACAGCCGCGAGTACGAGCCGACGGTGCTCCCGTCGGCGATCCCCAACCTCGTGGTCAACGGCACGACCGGCATCGCGGTCGGCATGGCCACCAACATGGCCCCGCACAACCTGGTCGAGGTCGTGCAGGCGCTGCGCCACCTCATCCAGCACCCGAGGACCGACGTCGACGGCCTGATGCGCTTCATCCCGGGCCCGGACCTGCCGACGGGCGGCAAGATCGTCGGCCTCGACGGCATCCGCGACGCCTACGAGTCGGGCCGCGGCATCTTCAAGATGCGGGCGACCGCCCGGATCGAGACGATCGGGCGCCGCAAGGGCATCGTGGTGACCGAGCTGCCCTACGGCATCGGCACCGAGAAGGTCATGGAGCGGATCAAGACCCTGGTCCAGACCAAGAAGATCCAGGGCATCGCGGACATGAAGGACCTCACCGACCGCGAGAACGGCCTGCGCCTGGTCATCGAGATCAAGAACGGCTTCGTCCCCGAGGCCCTCCTCGAGCAGCTCTACAAGCTCACCCCGATGGAGGACTCCTTCGGCATCAACAACGTCGCGCTCGTCGACGGCCAGCCGCGCACCCTGGGCCTGAAGGAGATGCTCGAGGTCTTCCTCGAGCACCGCTACGACGTCGTACGCCGCCGCTCGCAGTTCCGCCGCAACAAGAAGGCCGACCGCCTCCACCTCGTCGACGGCCTCCTGCTCGCGCTGCTCGACATCGACGAGGTCATCCAGGTCATCCGCACCAGCGACAACTCGGCGGCCGCGAAGGAGCGGCTGATGAGTGTCTTCGACCTCTCCGAGCTCCAGGCCGAGTACATCCTCGAGATGCAGCTGCGCCGGCTGACCCGCTTCTCCCGCCTCGAGCTGGAGAAGGAGCAGGAGACGCTGCGCAAGGAGATCGAGGAGCTCGACGCGATCCTCGCCGACGAGGGCCTGCTCAAGAAGGTCGTCTCCACCGAGCTCGGCGAGGTCGCGAAGACCTACGGCACCCCGCGCCGCACCGTCCTGCTCGAGTCCGCCGGCACCACCGCCGTCGCGGCGGCGACCACCCCGCTCGAGGTCGCCGACGACCCCTGCTTCGCGCTGCTCTCCTCCTCCGGTCTGCTCGCGCGCACCAGCGGCGCCGACGAGCTCGGCTCCGGCGGCGGCCGGGCCAACCACGACGTCGTCGTCTCCGCCGTGCGTACGACGGCCCGCGCCGACATCGGCGTGCTCACCTCGGCCGGCCGCCTGGTCCGCCTCGCCGTCCTCGACCTGCCCGCGATCCCGCCCTCGGCCAACGAGCCCAACCTGCAGGGCGGGCTGCCGCTCAGCGAGGTCCTCGACCTGGCCTCCGGCGAGCGCGCGCTGGCGCTGACCACCCTCACCACCGACGGTCCCGGCCTGGCCCTCGGCACGAAGCAGGGTGTCGTCAAGCGGGTCAACCCCGAGGTGATCGGCAAGGACGAGTGGGAGGTCATCTCCCTCAAGGACGGCGACGAGGTCGTCGGCGCCGTCCAGCTCACCACCGGCACCGAGGAGCTCTGCTTCGTCACCTCCGACGCGCAGCTGCTGCACTACGGCGCCGACGGCGTCCGCCCGCAGGGCCGCTCCGGCGGCGGCATGGCCGGCGTCCGGGTCGCCGACGGCGAGCGGGTCGTGTGGTTCGGCGTGCTCGACCTCAACGCCCCCGGCGGCGTCGTGCTGGTCACCGCGTCCGGGTCCTCGACGGCCCTGCCCGGCACCGAGCCCGGCTCGGTCAAGGTGACCGACTTCTGGGAGTACCCCGCCAAGGGGCGGGCGACCGGCGGGGTGCGCTGCCACCGCTTCCTCAAGGGCGAGGACACCCTGGTCTTCGCGTGGGCCGGCCCGGCGCCGGCCCGGGCGGCCGCGGCCAGCGGTGCCCCGGTCGACCTGCCCGAGGCCGGTGGGCGTCGCGACGGCAGCGGCGTACCGGGCAGCCAGCCGATCATCGCGGCGGCCGGCCCGCTGACGGCCACCCTCGCGGCGGACGCGCCGGCGCTCGCGCCCTCGCCCGGGGCGCCCTCCACCGATGTGTCAGGGTGA
- a CDS encoding bifunctional acetate--CoA ligase family protein/GNAT family N-acetyltransferase produces MTAGDATPTEEIVAPPAHWEGDVLLRDGRTAHIRPIRPEDDELLVEFYARVSDESKYYRFFSPMPVLSERDVRRFTHVDNVDRVALILILQEKMIAVGRYDVVGDNEAEVAFLVEDGHQGRGIAQLLLEHLAQAGRERGVERFTAEVLPDNSRMIQTFRDAGYRVASGYHDGVITLEFPIDPTDTAIGVMRDREHAAEAASIDRFFRPKSVAIIGASRRQDTIGQVLVRNLVMADFTGRVYVVNPSAPAVSGLPAYKNVNDIPDDVDVAIVAVPADAVTDVVLDCANKGVHGLVVISSGFAETGEEGRRRQRHLAGLCRSYGLRLIGPNCLGVINTDPSVQVNASLSSVMPNRGRAGFFCQSGALGSAILEKVKNRGLGISTFVSAGNRADVSGNDLLQYWEEDDATEVVMMYLESIGNPRKFSRIARRVSHRKPIVAVRSGRTTQGVPMGHTVRRIGAPQAAVDAMFRQAGVIQVDTLDDMFDVAQLLAHQPLPRGRRVAIVGNSDALGLLAADAASAVGLVVNRSVALGADATAEDFEDALDDAIDDPDVDSVIAVYIPPLDVSGEEVANVLAAVGEQSDKPLVSSFLGAEGIPELLRVPDVAGSAAGRGSVPSYPAVEAAVRALARVVEYAVWLHAPDGPVADAGEVDDRAARRLVDQILADPEVIAADREVELDQDQVAQLLAAYGIELWPTLRVADLDEAVAAGESLGWNVVLKSTLPSVRERPDQVHVWRNIDDVAEMREAWSDLSRLVDPATGRFVVQRNAPTGVPIAVRSFEDPLFGPVVSFGISGPVIELLGDWSYRIPPLGEHEVAAMVREVKSAPLLFGYRGAEAVDVAAIEDLITRVAELQNDLPQVSSLELSLVLAGVDGARVLTASARVAAVKDPRPDSLVRRMPDLITTIPD; encoded by the coding sequence GTGACCGCCGGTGATGCGACCCCGACCGAGGAGATCGTGGCGCCTCCCGCGCACTGGGAGGGCGACGTCCTGCTGCGCGACGGCCGAACCGCGCACATCCGTCCGATCCGTCCCGAGGACGACGAGCTGCTCGTCGAGTTCTACGCGCGGGTCTCCGACGAGTCGAAGTACTACCGCTTCTTCTCGCCCATGCCGGTGCTCTCCGAGCGCGACGTGCGGCGCTTCACCCACGTCGACAACGTCGACCGGGTCGCCCTCATCCTGATCCTGCAGGAGAAGATGATCGCCGTCGGCCGGTACGACGTCGTGGGCGACAACGAGGCCGAGGTCGCCTTCCTCGTGGAGGACGGCCACCAGGGCCGCGGCATCGCCCAGCTCCTGCTCGAGCACCTGGCCCAGGCCGGGCGCGAGCGGGGCGTGGAGCGGTTCACCGCCGAGGTGCTCCCCGACAACAGCCGGATGATCCAGACCTTCCGCGACGCCGGCTACCGGGTCGCGAGCGGCTACCACGACGGCGTGATCACGCTGGAGTTCCCGATCGACCCGACCGACACGGCGATCGGGGTGATGCGCGACCGCGAGCACGCCGCCGAGGCGGCGTCGATCGACCGCTTCTTCCGCCCCAAGTCGGTCGCGATCATCGGTGCCAGCCGCCGCCAGGACACGATCGGCCAGGTGCTCGTGCGCAACCTGGTGATGGCCGACTTCACCGGACGCGTCTATGTCGTCAACCCGAGCGCGCCCGCGGTGTCGGGGCTGCCGGCGTACAAGAACGTCAACGACATCCCCGACGACGTCGACGTCGCGATCGTCGCCGTCCCCGCCGACGCGGTGACCGACGTCGTGCTCGACTGTGCCAACAAGGGCGTGCACGGCCTCGTCGTCATCTCCTCGGGCTTCGCCGAGACCGGCGAGGAGGGCCGGCGCCGCCAGCGGCACCTCGCCGGCCTGTGCCGTTCCTACGGCCTGCGCCTGATCGGGCCCAACTGCCTCGGCGTCATCAACACCGACCCGAGCGTGCAGGTCAACGCCTCGCTGTCCTCGGTCATGCCCAACCGCGGTCGCGCCGGCTTCTTCTGCCAGTCCGGCGCGCTCGGCTCCGCGATCCTCGAGAAGGTCAAGAACCGCGGCCTCGGCATCTCGACCTTCGTCAGCGCCGGCAACCGCGCCGACGTGTCCGGCAACGACCTCCTGCAGTACTGGGAGGAGGACGACGCGACCGAGGTCGTCATGATGTACCTCGAGTCGATCGGCAACCCGCGCAAGTTCTCCCGGATCGCCCGCCGGGTCTCGCACCGCAAGCCGATCGTCGCGGTCCGCTCGGGCCGTACGACGCAGGGCGTGCCGATGGGCCACACGGTCCGCCGGATCGGCGCTCCCCAGGCAGCTGTCGACGCCATGTTCCGCCAGGCCGGCGTCATCCAGGTCGACACCCTCGACGACATGTTCGACGTCGCCCAGCTGCTCGCGCACCAGCCGCTCCCGCGCGGGCGCCGGGTCGCCATCGTCGGCAACTCCGACGCGCTCGGCCTGCTGGCCGCCGACGCCGCCTCCGCCGTCGGGCTGGTCGTCAACCGGTCCGTCGCCCTCGGCGCCGACGCGACCGCCGAGGACTTCGAGGACGCGCTCGACGACGCCATCGACGACCCCGACGTCGACTCGGTGATCGCGGTCTACATCCCGCCGCTCGACGTGTCCGGCGAGGAGGTCGCCAACGTCCTGGCGGCGGTCGGCGAGCAGTCGGACAAGCCGCTGGTCTCCTCCTTCCTCGGGGCCGAGGGCATCCCCGAACTGCTGCGGGTCCCCGACGTCGCGGGCTCGGCGGCCGGGCGCGGCTCCGTGCCGTCGTACCCGGCGGTGGAGGCGGCGGTGCGGGCGCTCGCGCGTGTCGTCGAGTACGCCGTGTGGCTCCACGCCCCCGACGGCCCCGTCGCCGACGCGGGCGAGGTCGACGACCGGGCCGCGCGGCGCCTGGTCGACCAGATCCTCGCCGACCCCGAGGTGATCGCCGCCGACCGCGAGGTCGAGCTCGACCAGGACCAGGTGGCGCAGCTGCTGGCGGCGTACGGCATCGAGCTGTGGCCGACCCTGCGCGTCGCCGACCTCGACGAGGCGGTCGCGGCGGGGGAGTCGCTCGGCTGGAATGTCGTGCTCAAGTCGACCCTGCCCTCTGTGCGCGAGCGGCCCGACCAGGTGCACGTGTGGCGCAACATCGACGACGTCGCGGAGATGCGGGAGGCCTGGTCCGACCTCAGCCGGCTCGTCGACCCGGCGACCGGGCGGTTCGTCGTCCAGCGCAACGCCCCGACGGGTGTCCCGATCGCGGTGCGCTCCTTCGAGGACCCGCTGTTCGGGCCGGTCGTGTCGTTCGGCATCTCCGGGCCCGTGATCGAGCTGCTCGGCGACTGGTCCTACCGGATCCCGCCGCTCGGCGAGCACGAGGTCGCGGCGATGGTGCGCGAGGTGAAGAGCGCCCCGCTGCTGTTCGGCTACCGCGGTGCGGAGGCGGTCGACGTCGCGGCGATCGAGGACCTGATCACCCGCGTCGCCGAGCTCCAGAACGACCTGCCGCAGGTCAGCTCGCTCGAGCTGTCGCTGGTGCTGGCCGGTGTCGACGGGGCCCGGGTGCTCACCGCGTCGGCACGCGTCGCCGCGGTCAAGGACCCGCGCCCGGACTCGCTGGTGCGCCGGATGCCGGACCTCATCACCACGATTCCCGACTGA
- a CDS encoding beta-class carbonic anhydrase produces MGDFDDLLKANQDYAATFDQGGFDGKAHAGVAIVTCMDSRIDPLRMLGLDYGDAKIFRNPGGRVTEAALEALVLGSHLLNVDRILVIPHTRCAMAANSEADIHEKIGAAVGQDVTWHAFHVIPDQKAALAEDVRKVRSHPLIPDTVKVGGFIYDVDTGLLTQEV; encoded by the coding sequence ATGGGCGATTTCGATGACCTCCTGAAGGCCAACCAGGACTACGCGGCGACCTTCGACCAGGGCGGGTTCGACGGCAAGGCGCACGCCGGTGTGGCGATCGTGACCTGCATGGACTCCCGCATCGACCCGCTGCGCATGCTCGGCCTCGACTACGGCGACGCGAAGATCTTCCGCAACCCGGGTGGCCGCGTCACCGAGGCGGCCCTCGAGGCGCTCGTGCTCGGCTCGCACCTGCTCAACGTCGACCGGATCCTCGTGATCCCGCACACCCGGTGCGCCATGGCGGCCAACTCCGAGGCCGACATCCACGAGAAGATCGGCGCCGCGGTCGGCCAGGACGTCACCTGGCACGCCTTCCACGTCATCCCGGACCAGAAGGCCGCCCTCGCCGAGGACGTCCGCAAGGTGCGCTCGCACCCGTTGATCCCCGACACCGTCAAGGTCGGCGGCTTCATCTACGACGTCGACACGGGCCTGCTGACCCAGGAGGTCTGA
- a CDS encoding DUF5998 family protein, with translation MTVRDRSAELSTAINRTGYYPEVVADAVADACGGESVVSFYVHHEPTFERDEVRRHQTVIVLTPTRLILAHTDEHAGDDLLPEPYTSTSTEAVSLSAVASVVVTRMTTNPTAGPRPPAEAVLTIGWGAVSRLDLEPAACDDPQCEADHGYTGTMSSDDFSLRVSAAADGADAVGGLLSFAASLSALTRG, from the coding sequence ATGACCGTCCGCGACCGGAGCGCCGAGCTGAGCACTGCGATCAACCGCACCGGCTACTACCCGGAGGTGGTGGCCGACGCCGTCGCCGATGCCTGCGGCGGCGAGTCCGTGGTGTCCTTCTACGTGCACCACGAGCCGACCTTCGAGCGTGACGAGGTGCGCCGGCACCAGACCGTGATCGTGCTGACCCCGACCCGGCTGATCCTCGCCCACACCGACGAGCACGCGGGCGACGACCTCCTCCCGGAGCCCTACACGTCGACCTCGACGGAGGCGGTCAGCCTGAGCGCGGTCGCGTCCGTCGTCGTGACCCGGATGACGACCAACCCGACCGCGGGCCCGCGGCCGCCGGCCGAGGCCGTGCTGACCATCGGCTGGGGCGCCGTCAGCCGGCTCGACCTCGAGCCCGCCGCGTGCGACGACCCGCAGTGCGAGGCCGACCACGGCTACACCGGCACCATGTCGTCCGACGACTTCTCCTTGCGCGTCTCGGCCGCCGCCGACGGCGCCGACGCCGTCGGTGGGCTGCTGTCCTTCGCCGCCTCCCTGTCCGCGCTGACCCGTGGCTGA
- a CDS encoding MFS transporter — MTALEDPLDARPAGRDRLLLALCAVAVAFAAVDTYVVVLALPDMMAGVGIPVDELQRAAPIVSGFLLGYVAMLPLIGRIADLRGQVPVLAMSLVLFAIGSFVTAISYDLPSMVAGRFLQGVGGGGLVPATMSLVAALYPVERRGLPLGLVSAVQEFGSVLGPLFGALVLSFTTWRGIFAINLAGGAVLLVAVSALARARSASVVEEAIGQPIAGEPPVVAPRAPRNPRTLLARGIALLLLAATVGTGLITFLQPPDLQRDLTWGQLFIPYVDGGSRWVTPIGVATIGAFTVLALWCWFVPRALVDLRGWFGHLVAADLLGATLLAAVLGGIVLAFATADPEVAVFSPQGPWFLAGSALALVLLLLHLRRAADPIVPRGALRATPAWGSLVVSFLVGWALIAALVDIPLFARTTTERDSQLGAALVLLRFLAALPVGAIVGGWLLRRVPAGVLTAIGMAAAGGSFLAMAQWDDTSLAGFASNLPLVVGGFGFGLALAPVNAAILATTDDDAHGLASALVVVARMVGMLVGISALTTIGLRRLYAAQEADPGLSILELGIVQEHAVFVGAAFAAFAAGVLALVVFARARTRGVDTVEALRVAG, encoded by the coding sequence ATGACCGCACTGGAGGATCCTCTGGACGCACGGCCGGCGGGACGGGACCGCCTCCTGCTGGCGCTCTGCGCGGTCGCGGTCGCCTTCGCGGCCGTCGACACCTATGTCGTCGTCCTGGCCCTGCCGGACATGATGGCCGGCGTCGGCATCCCCGTCGACGAGCTCCAGCGGGCCGCCCCGATCGTCTCCGGCTTCCTGCTCGGCTATGTCGCGATGCTGCCCCTCATCGGCCGGATCGCCGACCTGCGCGGCCAGGTGCCGGTCCTGGCGATGTCGCTGGTGCTGTTCGCCATCGGCTCGTTCGTCACCGCGATCTCCTACGACCTGCCGAGCATGGTCGCCGGCCGATTCCTGCAGGGCGTCGGCGGCGGCGGGCTGGTCCCGGCGACGATGTCGCTCGTCGCGGCGCTGTACCCCGTGGAGCGCCGCGGCCTCCCGCTCGGCCTGGTCTCGGCGGTCCAGGAGTTCGGCAGCGTCCTGGGCCCGCTCTTCGGTGCGCTCGTGCTGTCGTTCACCACCTGGCGGGGGATCTTCGCGATCAACCTCGCCGGCGGCGCCGTCCTCCTGGTGGCCGTCTCCGCCCTCGCCCGGGCGCGGAGCGCCTCGGTGGTCGAGGAGGCCATCGGCCAACCCATCGCAGGAGAGCCTCCGGTGGTGGCGCCACGAGCCCCCCGCAACCCGCGCACCCTCCTGGCCCGCGGCATCGCCCTGCTCCTCCTCGCCGCCACCGTCGGCACCGGCCTGATCACCTTCCTCCAGCCGCCCGACCTCCAGCGCGACCTCACCTGGGGCCAGCTCTTCATCCCGTACGTCGACGGCGGCAGCCGCTGGGTCACGCCGATCGGGGTCGCCACCATCGGCGCCTTCACCGTGCTCGCGCTGTGGTGCTGGTTCGTGCCCCGTGCCCTCGTGGACCTGCGCGGGTGGTTCGGCCACCTCGTCGCGGCCGACCTGCTGGGCGCGACGCTCCTGGCCGCCGTGCTCGGCGGCATCGTGCTCGCGTTCGCGACGGCCGACCCGGAGGTCGCCGTCTTCTCGCCCCAGGGGCCGTGGTTCCTGGCCGGCTCGGCGCTCGCGCTGGTACTGCTGCTGCTCCACCTGCGCCGGGCGGCCGACCCGATCGTCCCCCGGGGCGCGCTGCGCGCGACGCCGGCGTGGGGCTCGCTGGTCGTCAGCTTCCTCGTCGGCTGGGCGCTGATCGCGGCGCTCGTCGACATCCCGCTGTTCGCCCGCACGACCACCGAGCGCGACTCGCAGCTCGGCGCCGCGCTGGTCCTGCTCCGCTTCCTGGCCGCGCTCCCGGTCGGCGCGATCGTGGGTGGCTGGCTGCTGCGACGGGTCCCGGCCGGCGTACTCACGGCGATCGGGATGGCCGCCGCCGGCGGCTCGTTCCTGGCGATGGCGCAGTGGGACGACACCAGCCTCGCGGGCTTCGCGAGCAACCTGCCGCTGGTGGTCGGTGGCTTCGGGTTCGGCCTCGCGCTCGCTCCCGTCAACGCCGCCATCCTCGCCACCACCGACGACGACGCCCACGGCCTCGCCAGCGCCCTCGTCGTGGTCGCGCGCATGGTCGGGATGCTCGTCGGTATCTCGGCGCTGACCACGATCGGCCTGCGCCGGCTCTACGCCGCCCAGGAGGCGGACCCCGGCCTCAGCATCCTCGAGCTCGGCATCGTGCAGGAGCACGCCGTCTTCGTCGGCGCGGCCTTCGCGGCCTTCGCCGCAGGCGTCCTGGCGCTGGTCGTCTTCGCCCGGGCACGCACCCGAGGTGTGGACACCGTCGAGGCGCTGCGCGTCGCTGGATAA